Genomic window (Syngnathus typhle isolate RoL2023-S1 ecotype Sweden linkage group LG19, RoL_Styp_1.0, whole genome shotgun sequence):
TGGTGTCACCAAAGATATATTTCAAACTTCCACTGTACTGACCGGAAGAATCCTTCCAGAAGTGCTGGAGACTGGGAATGTGCATTCTAGACATCAGGGAGACCCTGTGTGTTTGAAATATACGCCAGTCTTTTCTGACACACCTTGGATAGTCAATCGTTTAGATCAATGCTATACATTTGTGCGAGCCAGCCCGACGTAgcgccaggaaaaaaaatcttgtagTGTCCACCACTGTGGCGGACATCCAGGGAGTGCcagtagcttctttttttttttttgggcacagTTCTGTCCAGTTTGTTGTGCTGCACTTTGCTGCCATTATACTACATTAAAGACCATGGATAGATATTGTTCATATGACACCTGGATCCAGCCATCTTGGTCTGTGTCGTACCTCCTGAAAACATCGGTCAACCTCTGCAGAAGAGAGCAAGAGGTGATTTATTGAACGGATTCAAATCGTTTCCATGCTTTGTCACGATGCTACCTGAAGTACGATACAGCATTGGATGAAGTCATCGAAGGCCACCTGCCCCTTCCTTTGTCGGTCAAACTTCTCAATCAGCGTACCGTAAAACTGATCTGATAGACGATACCCTGCAAACGGCAAAAGGTTGCAAGCGCTCTTTTGGGATCTGAGCAAATTGTTACCAAGTGAGGAAATCCAAGCACCCAACCTTTTGGGTTGTGGACAGAAGCAACGCCACCCTCCATCACACAAGGCAAAAGAAAACACGCATACTTTGCTGCTCACCAAATCCGGTCAGTGCCTGTCTGAGCTCGTTCTTGTCGATGAAGCCCGAGTTATCCCGGTCGTAGGTCCGGAAGATGTTCTGCCAATCTGTGATGTATTTCCACACGCCCGCAAACTCGTTGAAGTTCACGCCGCCCTTATTTTCCCTGTCGAACATGGCTGCGGAAGAGCGAGAGGCGGCGTTTAGGACAACGCAATTGTCCCATCAATGCATTGATTCATTAGCACGAGAGGCTTACTAGTGTctcaacacacacatttaaGGTCTGTTAGTTTGTTACCATGGCGACCAAACACCCAAACAAGAGTACAACAGCCCGTTTTGTAGAGGTAAGACGCCACATCAGCAGGTACTTACATATTATGGAGCGCACAGTCACGGGGTTGAACGGTGTCCATGTGCCTGATGAGTTAAAGGGAGATGAAGAAATTAAAGGAGTTGttccaaaatgtcaacatttggcCAGTCATTCAGAAAATGATGAAACAAGGATGCTTGTGGAAATGATGCAGAATTCAACATTTGAtttagaggcaaaaaaaaaaacgccacgcTGTGAGCAATTCAATCACATCGATGCTTCACGCTTTTCCAGCTCGGGGAAAGGTGAGTAGGACAATACACTCTCTATGCTGGACACAAGACTCGCTCACACGGTGAGTGAGGTGTATGTGCGGGTGGGctacaggaaagaaaaaaaaaaaaggtgatgtgACCGCAGTGCATGTACACCCACGCTCACACACATTTGGTACATACGGCTGCTAGAATGCTCAGATTGTTTGTAGAAATTATTTGGATTCATGGAAGTCATAATAGCTTTTTCTTTGTAAACATGgctattatttattatcattaataatcataataaatgaAAGGTGATGAAAGTCAAAGTGGCAggtttggaaaaaacaaaaatagtgtACCATTTGATAAGGCCTGCTGGAGCTCCGAGTCTGATATCACCCCACTGCGGTCCTTGTCCACCCTGCGGAGAGAGGACACGAAAGAACTCATTAGATATCACCTGCATGAACAACTTCACACTCTGGCACAAATTGCTGAAGGCAACCCGCTTGAAACATTCTCCTCCTGCCCACACCGTAGTCAGATGCACTTGAAGGAACGAATATgcacatgacatcatccgagaGTCGGTCGGCCAAAGTGTTGAAACTGTGCCAGTCTCATGAGCAATCATCAGCTGACTGATTCAATGATTAACACAGCTTATGGGCCTCATAGTTCAGTGAGGCTGCCTGACCAAAATGTGACTCACATGTTCCTTAGCAACAGTGTTTTCCTAACAAACATTCTGGATTCCAGTAGAGGCGGTTGGGGAGGAGGtggggaaattaaaaaaaaaaaaaaaaaaaacctcaagccGGCCCAGTTCATACTTTCCACTCGTAGGTGTGACACTTCATGTCTGGCCATCCGTGGCACAAATAAAGCAAGCATTGGTGTCTTTGGGAAGGAAAACATTTCCATGAAGGAGTGCTTTGTGGAGCTGAGGCCAAGTCTTGATTGGTGCTCATAACCCAACCTTGGCCAAACAGTGACAAGCAAAGTCAAAGCTGGGACTGTGCTGCAACTTTTGAACCCAGCGCAACCTTCTTCCCACAAAATGGACGACGACATCAGCTGCTTCATGCCTGAAGCATTGACGGACAACCATAATTGGATGATTCGATATGGAGCACACTGCGCTTTACCACTCAGACACTAATGCGCTCGTAAAATCCCAACGACAGTCAACATTTGAATGAGAATACTTCAAGGCCATGAAGATAAATGGAAAGAGGGAATTTAGCACCGCACGTCTTTGATATGGCTTTGAATCCCCTGACAGATGCCTATTCTTGTCATCAGAGAACCACTTGGAAGTTGCCTCTTTTTACATTCTGAcaattaaatgttattttggtgTTCAATTTCCATATCACATTCCCCACTAGGCCACATGTTTTCAAAAGGGTGATCTGCTTCTTCCATTGCTCACCAACTTCATGGAAAAGCTTGTGTGACTGACTGGTGGCtgcaaaaaataacaaaaaagcaATGTGGAGGAGATCATGAATGGCTTTTCCATCAAGTCCAACACCCccttattttgtgtgtatgaaagaggccagccagccagccagccagccaccccAACTAAGCTCTATTGATCACGTGACTGAGGAAATCCCAGAAATGCTCCTCCGTGAGAGGGGCAGCAGATGAAGCGGCACACTCATGCGAGGAATGACCAAGTGTCTTGATACTGTGACTCCAAATGCATGCACAAAAACGGATTCTGAAGGAAGGAGGGTTGCACCACACATTAATAATTTGTGTGTCTTGCAAAGCCTGCAGCATTCCAATGAAACAAAGCTGTGCATCTGCAGTATTACATAAGACGATGGAGTAAAGGAATGTCGTCTACCTGCAACATGAATTCATGATGCATCTATCTTATTAGACATCAGCATGTTGCCATCTTTTAAGTGACAATATTGTCTGCATGAATCACGTCAACTCAATAGTCCTTACACTGACAGCTCGGTTCGGTGAATTCCTGTCATATGGCAATAATGCAATGCAGCTGCATGACGTcactaagctttttttttttttggtcacatacATTCACACCGTCATATGCGGGACTCGAACTCACGGTGTcaccatcagcgactcccaTGACGTCACTAAGCTGCTGGGGAAGTGACCTTTGGAGTGACGTGGATGGATTCCACGCACCGTGCCGTAGTAGCGTACTAAGAGGCGACGAAATGACTTTGAGCTCCAAATTAAAAGGGACAAGGCGAGCTTTCAAGTGAAAACAGCCGAGTCAGGCCTCTTTTGTACTCACCTCTGGAAGATATTCCACAAAAAGCTCTGATCCGGAGGGTTGTTTATATGCGGAGGAGCTCTGTAAGGACTGTGATAAGCCATTTTGAAGACGGGACACAACAACGTGGCCGACAAGCAGCTCTTGCGGGAGTCGAGCTTGCAACTGACTCCGCCGTCTTGACTCCTCTGGTCTCTTTGGACTTGAATAGGCGGTTGGTTCCTTCAGCTTCGCTtcgcttcccttcccttcccttcctgcCTCACGCTGGCACGCAAGAGGGGCGCGGCCAATCATTCATCTCTTAGAAAAGGGAGCCGTGACGTCACACacgctcctctctctctctctctttgaacGGGTTCAAAATAGTTACAGTGGCAGTCAACACAGAAAGCAGTAACTTGTTTTTAACACAGAGGCCTATTTGACTTTGCGTAGTTttccaaataaatatttaaatacatAACGGACATTAGGACCGTGCCACGCACCCAAGAGTTGGGGGCGTGTTTATACGTATGTTCTTATATATATCATCTAATATTGCGCACCAAAGTTCTTTTATTAACTTCTGTCTTTATTCACTTGTTGGCAGGCTGTGATAAGACTTTTTTCTGTCCACTAGGCCCTTCCTAAACACGTTAAAAACGTTTAAAAAATGGCCAGTCAATGAAAACATTGAGAAAAAGTGGCTTTATTTTGTAAAGTTACAAAATACAAGGTATGATGTAAATCTTCCTCAAACAAGTTGCTCATCCATCTCTGCTCGCAAGTAAGTCACCGTCATCCATGTGGCAAAAGCAACTTGAGATGTGAAATGGTGCAACGTGATGGACATCATGA
Coding sequences:
- the pdcd6 gene encoding programmed cell death protein 6 isoform X2; the protein is MAYHSPYRAPPHINNPPDQSFLWNIFQRVDKDRSGVISDSELQQALSNGTWTPFNPVTVRSIISMFDRENKGGVNFNEFAGVWKYITDWQNIFRTYDRDNSGFIDKNELRQALTGFGYRLSDQFYGTLIEKFDRQRKGQVAFDDFIQCCIVLQRLTDVFRRYDTDQDGWIQVSYEQYLSMVFNVV
- the pdcd6 gene encoding programmed cell death protein 6 isoform X1 → MAYHSPYRAPPHINNPPDQSFLWNIFQRVDKDRSGVISDSELQQALSNGTWTPFNPVTVRSIISMFDRENKGGVNFNEFAGVWKYITDWQNIFRTYDRDNSGFIDKNELRQALTGFGEQQRYRLSDQFYGTLIEKFDRQRKGQVAFDDFIQCCIVLQRLTDVFRRYDTDQDGWIQVSYEQYLSMVFNVV